Genomic segment of Staphylococcus muscae:
CTTCAGCTTCATATATATCCACATCTATTTGTGATTGAATCATTTTAATTATTTTTACAGCTACATTATAGCATAGCGGATATTGTGCTTTCAATAATTTCTCGAAAGTTAATTCAATTGTTGCACGTTCGCCTTTTTTTAGACGTTGCAACAAGAAATGCATATGTCTAATATAACGTTGATACTGTAATGATGCTTTATCGATATCAATTTCCAAATCATGTTCGATTAGTCGAATCGCGCGATTGATTAATTCTGTCACTTGTTTTGTGTTTTCAATGCTAATATGTTCGCTTTGTGACGCAATATGCAATGCGATAAATCCCACTTCATCTTCAGGAAACATCACATTCAATTGCAAGTTCAAACGTGCTACTACACGTTTTGCAATTTGATATGCTTCTGGATAACTATATTTTGTTTCACTTAAAAATGGATTTGATATCAACTGATTGTTTTTGACACGTTTTAATGCAAAAATCAAGTGATCAGTTAATGAAACGATAAATGATTCGTTATTTTCAATTTGAAAGTGCGCCAATATCATTTGAACAGATTCTATAACCACACGAATCTCTTCTTCATTTGTCTGGTCCAATAGTTGTAAATAATGATCTTGTTCTGTCTTATTTTGTAACTTAAAGACTTTCTCTATCATATCGAGATCTTTAATTGTTGTTCCAGGCTTTTTGTTAAAACCTATCCCCTTTCCAACTAAGACCACTTCAGTACCTTTATCCTTACAAATTAACACATTGTTATTGAGGATTTTTGAAATTTTATATGTCTTCATGCAATCTTCCTCTCTCACCATTCACACCAAATTATATCGACTATTTCATGGATTGAAAAGTCATATTGTTATAAAAGAAAACTGAGTGAACAATCATTTAAGGCTGTTCACTCAGTTTAGCATATCATTATTTTATTTTTTCAAGTTTTTAGATTGATCTCCCCAACATTCAATACCAAATAAGTTAATTTCTAATTCTTCTGGTTTAAATAGTGGGCGTTTACCTGCTCTACGTTGTTTTTGATAATCTTTCATCACTGCGAATGCAATATTTGATAATGCGATAATCGCAATTAAGTTAACGATTGCCATCAGTCCCATGAATAAATCAGCAGTACTCCAAACTGTTTCAGTTTTTACGACTGCACCTACGAATACGAGAACAACGACTAAACAACGGAAGATGAATAATGCTATTTTACTTTCTGTTAAAAATTCTAAGTTTGACTGACCGTAGTAATAGTTACCAATAACTGAAGAGAATGCAAATAATGCAATCGCAACTGTTAAGAAAATACCACCGGCACTACCAAGATGTTCATTCAATGCAGATTGTGTCACTGCAACACCTTGTTTTGCATCTTCACCAAACTCTAAACCTGAATAAAGTAAGATCATAATTGCTGTTGCTGTACATACTAAGATGGTATCAAAGAATACACCTAGTGATTGAATTAAACCTTGTTTAACCGGATGTGATACAGCGGCTGTTGCAGCTGCGTTAGGCGCTGAACCCATACCTGCTTCGTTTGAGAATAAACCACGTTTAATCCCTTGTAATACAGCAAAACCAACCGCGCCACCTGCAGCTTGATCAATACCAAATGCACTTTTAATAATTGTGAGAATCATTGGTATAATTTGATCAAAATGCATGAATAGAATAATCAATACCATGACAACATAAATGATTGCCATAAATGGAACGATTGTAGATGATAAGTTTGCGATACTACGCACACCACCAAATATGATGATCGCTGTAAGAATTGCAAGGATGATACCTGTAATAACAGGGCTAATACTATATTGTGTTTGCAATGATTCAGCAATTGTGTTTGATTGTACCGTGTTGAATACAAATGCAAATGTTACTGTAATTAATATCGCAAAGACAACCCCTAACCATTTTTGGTTAAGCCCTTTTGTGATGTAATATGCTGGACCACCACGGTAGCCACCTTCTTCATCATGAACTTTGTACACTTGCGCCAAAGTTGCTTCGATAAACGCACTGGCAGCACCTACAATTGCAATA
This window contains:
- a CDS encoding alanine/glycine:cation symporter family protein; translation: MRDFDSLIPDWFKTIVEVGNDLIWSQYLIGLLLTAGIFFTISSRFVQIRWIPEMFRAIKEKPETLDSGEKGISSFQAFAISAGSRVGTGNIAGVATAIVLGGPGAVFWMWIIAIVGAASAFIEATLAQVYKVHDEEGGYRGGPAYYITKGLNQKWLGVVFAILITVTFAFVFNTVQSNTIAESLQTQYSISPVITGIILAILTAIIIFGGVRSIANLSSTIVPFMAIIYVVMVLIILFMHFDQIIPMILTIIKSAFGIDQAAGGAVGFAVLQGIKRGLFSNEAGMGSAPNAAATAAVSHPVKQGLIQSLGVFFDTILVCTATAIMILLYSGLEFGEDAKQGVAVTQSALNEHLGSAGGIFLTVAIALFAFSSVIGNYYYGQSNLEFLTESKIALFIFRCLVVVLVFVGAVVKTETVWSTADLFMGLMAIVNLIAIIALSNIAFAVMKDYQKQRRAGKRPLFKPEELEINLFGIECWGDQSKNLKK
- the glcT gene encoding glucose PTS transporter transcription antiterminator GlcT, which encodes MKTYKISKILNNNVLICKDKGTEVVLVGKGIGFNKKPGTTIKDLDMIEKVFKLQNKTEQDHYLQLLDQTNEEEIRVVIESVQMILAHFQIENNESFIVSLTDHLIFALKRVKNNQLISNPFLSETKYSYPEAYQIAKRVVARLNLQLNVMFPEDEVGFIALHIASQSEHISIENTKQVTELINRAIRLIEHDLEIDIDKASLQYQRYIRHMHFLLQRLKKGERATIELTFEKLLKAQYPLCYNVAVKIIKMIQSQIDVDIYEAEVAYLTMHIQQLLLASQKS